A single window of Bordetella genomosp. 11 DNA harbors:
- the rpmI gene encoding 50S ribosomal protein L35, which translates to MPKMKTKKSAAKRFQVRGSGSIKRGQAFKRHILTKKTTKNKRQLRGSAAVHETNVASVKAMMPFA; encoded by the coding sequence AAGATGAAGACCAAGAAAAGCGCTGCCAAGCGCTTTCAGGTTCGCGGCAGCGGATCGATCAAGCGGGGTCAGGCGTTCAAGCGCCACATCCTGACCAAGAAGACCACCAAGAACAAGCGCCAGCTGCGCGGTTCGGCCGCGGTTCACGAGACGAATGTCGCCTCGGTCAAGGCCATGATGCCTTTCGCTTGA